From the genome of Arvicola amphibius chromosome 9, mArvAmp1.2, whole genome shotgun sequence, one region includes:
- the Btnl2 gene encoding butyrophilin-like protein 2, translating into MVDYPGYSLPGVAASLLFLLLTVKHPDDFRVVGPALPILAKVGEDALLTCQLLPKRTAAHMEVRWYRSDPDTPVTVHRDGAEVAGQQMEEYRGRAEWTDDGTHEGSVALKIHQIQPGDDGQYWCRFQEGDNWKEASVLLRVAALGSSPTIHMEGAGEGGIQLVCTSQGWFPEPEVYWEATWGEELLSFSQNHVLGEDGLFYVEDTLVVRNDTSETYSCFIYNRCLEEAKEAAIALPEKLQTELASSRVIGPSQPILVRVGENIEITCHLSPEADAQSMEVRWVRSHYYPAVHVHVGGAHAAGEQMAEYRGRTAVMRDAVHEGKLTLRIHDARTSDDGRYRCLFGKDGVYQEARVDVQVMAVGSTPRITQEVLKDGGLQLRCTSDGWFPRPQVQWRDRGGRAVPSFSEAFHQGSQGLFQVETLLLVTNGSVVNMTCSISLPWGEGKAAWFSLSDSKIALLWMALPVLVLPLAMAIDLLKVKRPRKDQKHHNNQQHLKNDGSHTRTSL; encoded by the exons ATGGTGGATTACCCAGGCTACAGTCTGCCCGGTGTGGCTGCCTCTTTGCTCTTCCTTCTGCTGACTGTGAAGCACCCAG ATGACTTCAGAGTAGTGGGGCCTGCCCTTCCCATCCTGGCCAAAGTCGGGGAAGATGCCCTGCTAACATGCCAGCTCCTCCCCAAGAGGACAGCGGCGCACATGGAGGTGCGGTGGTACCGCTCTGACCCCGACACACCTGTGACTGTGCACCGGGACGGAGCCGAGGTGGCGGGGCAACAGATGGAGGAATACAGAGGCAGGGCGGAGTGGACAGACGACGGCACTCACGAGGGAAGTGTGGCCCTGAAGATCCACCAGATCCAGCCAGGTGACGATGGGCAATACTGGTGCCGCTTCCAGGAAGGGGACAACTGGAAGGAGGCAAGCGTGCTGCTCCGAGTGGCGG ccctaggatcTTCTCCAACCATCCACAtggaaggagctggagaaggagggatCCAGCTTGTGTGCACGTCCCAGGGCTGGTTCCCTGAGCCTGAGGTCTATTGGGAGGCCACCTGGGGAGAAGAGTTGTTGAGTTTCTCTCAGAACCACGTGCTGGGTGAAGATGGGCTGTTCTATGTGGAGGACACACTAGTGGTCAGGAATGATACTTCAGAGACCTATTCCTGCTTCATCTACAACCGTTGCCTCGAAGAGGCCAAGGAGGCCGCCATTGCCCTGCCAG agAAACTCCAGACAGAGCTGG CTTCCTCAAGGGTGATTGGACCTTCCCAGCCCATCCTTGTCCGAGTCGGAGAGAACATAGAAATAACGTGTCACCTGTCACCTGAAGCTGACGCTCAGAGCATGGAGGTGAGGTGGGTCCGGTCCCACTACTACCCCGCAGTCCACGTGCATGTGGGCGGGGCCCACGCGGCGGGAGAGCAGATGGCAGAATACAGGGGGAGGACTGCGGTGATGAGAGATGCCGTCCACGAGGGAAAGCTGACCCTGCGGATACACGATGCCCGAACTTCAGATGATGGGAGGTACCGGTGCCTTTTTGGAAAAGACGGTGTCTACCAGGAGGCCCGTGTGGATGTGCAGGTGATGG CAGTGGGCTCCACCCCGCGGATCACCCAGGAGGTCCTGAAGGATGGCGGCTTGCAGCTGAGATGTACATCTGATGGGTGGTTCCCACGGCCCCAGGTGCAGTGGAGGGACAGAGGCGGAAGGGCTGTACCATCGTTTTCCGAGGCCTTTCATCAAGGGAGCCAGGGGCTGTTCCAGGTGGAGACGCTTCTGCTGGTCACAAACGGCTCAGTGGTGAATATGACCTGCTCCATCAGCCTCCCTTGGGGCGAGGGGAAAGCTGCATGGTTTTCCCTCTCAG ACTCCAAGATAGCTTTGTTATGGATGGCCCTGCCTGTTCTGGTGCTGCCTCTTGCCATGGCTATTGACCTGTTGAAGGTGAAGCGCCCTAGGAAAG ACCAGAAACACCACAACAATCAGCAACATCTCAAGAATGATGGAAGCCACACAAGGACTTCCCTCTGA
- the LOC119823000 gene encoding H-2 class II histocompatibility antigen, E-U alpha chain, protein MATSGALVLRLFFVAVLMSPQKSWAIKEEHRIIQAEFYLSPDDKGEFMFDFDGDEIFHVDIGKSETIWRLKEFGQFASFEAQGALANLAVDKANLEIMIKRSNHTPDANVSPEVTVLTNSPVSLGEPNILICFVDKFSPPVVNVTWLRNGQPVTTGVSETVFLPRDDHLFRKFYYLTFLPSTEDYYDCRVEHWGLEEPLLKHWEFEEHTLLPETKENVVCALGLFVGLVGIIAGVVFIIKGRQRRNAAERRQGAL, encoded by the exons ATGGCCACAAGCGGAGCCCTGGTGTTAAGACTTTTCTTCGTGGCTGTCCTGATGAGTCCCCAGAAGTCATGGGCTATCAAAG aggAACACAGAATCATCCAGGCGGAGTTCTATCTTTCCCCAGATGACAAAGGAGAGTTTATGTTTGACTTTGACGGTGATGAAATTTTCCACGTGGATATTGGAAAGTCAGAGACCATCTGGAGACTTAAAGAATTTGGACAGTTTGCCAGTTTCGAAGCTCAAGGTGCATTGGCCAACCTAGCTGTGGACAAAGCTAACCTGGAAATCATGATAAAGCGTTCCAACCACACTCCAGACGCCAATG TGTCCCCAGAGGTGACTGTGCTCACCAACAGTCCAGTGAGCCTGGGGGAGCCCAACATCCTCATCTGCTTCGTCGACAAGTTCTCCCCTCCGGTGGTCAACGTCACCTGGCTTCGGAACGGACAGCCTGTCACCACAGGCGTGTCAGAAACCGTCTTTCTACCCAGGGATGATCACCTCTTCCGCAAATTCTACTATCTGACCTTCCTGCCGTCCACGGAAGATTACTATGACTGTAGGGTGGAGCACTGGGGTTTGGAGGAGCCTCTGCTCAAGCACTGGG aatttGAAGAGCATACCCTCCTCCCAGAAACTAAAGAGAATGTGGTGTGTGCTCTCGGGCTGTTTGTGGGCCTAGTGGGCATCATTGCCGGGGTTGTCTTCATCATCAAGGGTAGGCAAAGACGGAATGCTGCAGAACGCCGCCAAGGAGCCCTGTGA